In Streptomyces sp. NBC_00683, the DNA window CCAGGTACTACTCGAAACCCTCACCCGTCCGGCCGTCAAAGACCCCCCACCGGCCCTTCCCGACGGCAAGGCGACACCCTGCTGTCACGCCCGGAGGATTCATGACCCCGCCACCCGCCTCACCTGATCCGTACGGCGCACTGCACCACGCGTCGTACGACGGTGAAGGCGACCAGCCGCTGGTCCGTCCGTACGCAATGACCGGCGGCCGGACCCGGCCGCGCTACCAGCTCGCGATAGAGGCGCTGGTCAGCACAACAGCAGACCCCGCTCACCTCGGGACGCTGCTCCCCGAGCACCAGCGGATCTGCCACCTCTGCCGTGAGGTCAAGTCGGTGGCCGAGGTTTCGGCCCTGCTGTCCATGCCGCTGGGCGTGGCCAGGATCCTGGTGGCGGACCTGGCGGAAGCCGGCATGGTGGCCATCCACCAGCCGGGCAATGGAGAGGCCGGCGGCGCGCCGGATGTGACACTGCTCGAAAGGGTGCTCAGTGGACTTCGCAAGCTCTAGCGGCGGGACAGCCCGCGCAACCACCTCGGCGAAAATCGTGGTGGCAGGGGGCTTCGGCGTGGGTAAGACCACGTTTGTCGGTGCCGTTTCGGAGATCAACCCGCTGCGCACCGAAGCCGTGATGACGTCCGCGTCCGCGGGCATCGACGACCTGACCCACACCGGGGACAAGACCACCACCACGGTGGCCATGGACTTCGGCCGCATCACCCTCGACCAGGACCTGATCCTGTACCTCTTCGGTACACCGGGCCAGGACCGCTTCTGGTTCATGTGGGACGACCTGGTCCGCGGCGCCATCGGCGCCGTCGTCCTCGTCGACACCCGCCGTCTCGCCGACTGCTTCCCCGCGGTCGACTACTTCGAGAACAGCGGCCTCCCCTTCGTCATCGCCCTCAACGGCTTCGACGGACACCAGCCCTACACTCCCGAGGAAGTGCGTGAGGCCCTGCAGATCGGCCCCGACGCACCGATCATCACGACGGACGCCCGTCACCGCGCAGATGCAAAGAGCGGTCTGATCACGCTGGTGGAGCACGCTTTGATGGCGCGGCTCAAGTAGCGCGAAGTCGGTATTGATCTACGGAAGTTGCTGTAGTCAAGCGGGGGCGGCCTGTGTCCTTTGACACGATCCGCCCCCGTGTTCATAACATTTCGACAGAGAATTGAAGCGGCATCAGCACCCGACGCATCCGAGCGGTACCACTGTGCTCACATGAGCCCCGCCTTTTGACGGGGCTCGTTCTTTATGCCCGTTTTATCTGAGGCGCGCGCCACTCGGAATCAGGCATTCCGACTGTTTGGAACGCGGCCGGTCCGCGTGCTGCAATGCGTCGAACTACCGAGTAATACGGCCCTGAACGAATAATCCGGCACAACGTAGGTGCCGACGCCGAGAGGTTGTTGGTCGAGTGAGGCGAAGCAACGAGGGCTCCGCGGCGCAGCCGGAGCGGGGCAACTTCACCCCGCCGCCGCGCGCTGCGGTGTCGCCTGCGGAGATATCCGAGGCGGAACCGGCAGGTGGCAGCACCAGTCGGCTGTCGCCGCGCAACTGGCGGGTGCCCACCCGGCTGAACGCGATTCTCCTGATTCCCGCGCTGGTCGGCCTGGTCATGGGCGGCTTCCAGGTGAAGGGGTCCGTCGACAGGTGGAACGAGGCCCAGGACGCCGAGAAGACGGCTCAGGTCGTCCGCGCGGCCGCGGAGTACGGTCAGGCACTGCTCAACGAGCGTGACCTCACCGCCCAGCCGTTGCTGTCCAACAAGCGCACGGCGGCCGAGGTCGAGGACGC includes these proteins:
- a CDS encoding DUF742 domain-containing protein, producing the protein MTPPPASPDPYGALHHASYDGEGDQPLVRPYAMTGGRTRPRYQLAIEALVSTTADPAHLGTLLPEHQRICHLCREVKSVAEVSALLSMPLGVARILVADLAEAGMVAIHQPGNGEAGGAPDVTLLERVLSGLRKL
- a CDS encoding GTP-binding protein, with the translated sequence MDFASSSGGTARATTSAKIVVAGGFGVGKTTFVGAVSEINPLRTEAVMTSASAGIDDLTHTGDKTTTTVAMDFGRITLDQDLILYLFGTPGQDRFWFMWDDLVRGAIGAVVLVDTRRLADCFPAVDYFENSGLPFVIALNGFDGHQPYTPEEVREALQIGPDAPIITTDARHRADAKSGLITLVEHALMARLK